The Pirellulales bacterium genome includes a window with the following:
- the fabF gene encoding beta-ketoacyl-ACP synthase II: MKRRVVVTGLGAVTSLSSKVEDLWQRICRGESGIHELKLFDTSEFKVKFGGEVQGFSTDNYLPPKEAKRLDRFTQFAVVAGVDAVNDAGIDFTKCDAFRCGVILGSGVGGLHEIETQHTRLLEKGPEKVSAFTIPKLMVNAACGQVSIHFGLRGPNAAVATACASATNAIGDAFKHIQYGDADVMVTGGSESALTPMAISGFGSMRALSMRNDAPTQASRPFDADRDGFVLSEGAGLLVLEELEHAKARGAKIYAELIGYGLSADGGHITQPDAQGSGAARAMSRALQDAGLEPEEVDYINAHGTGTPLGDAAETRAVKSVFGPHAHSLSISSTKSQLGHLLGASGGVELLFAVLAIRDGVIPPTINYTTPDPECDLDYTPNEPRQRDVRVAISNSFGFGGHNATVAVRRYDNGHAH, translated from the coding sequence ATGAAGCGGCGCGTCGTGGTTACCGGTCTGGGTGCGGTTACCTCCCTCAGCTCGAAGGTCGAAGATCTGTGGCAGCGCATCTGCCGCGGCGAGAGCGGCATTCATGAGCTCAAGTTGTTCGACACGTCCGAGTTCAAGGTGAAATTCGGCGGAGAAGTACAGGGCTTTTCCACCGATAACTACCTCCCCCCCAAAGAGGCGAAACGGCTGGACCGCTTCACGCAGTTCGCCGTCGTCGCCGGGGTCGATGCCGTGAACGACGCGGGCATCGACTTTACGAAGTGCGATGCCTTCCGCTGCGGCGTCATCCTGGGGTCGGGCGTCGGCGGCCTGCACGAGATCGAGACGCAGCACACGCGCCTGCTCGAAAAGGGACCCGAGAAGGTCTCGGCCTTCACGATCCCCAAGCTCATGGTGAATGCCGCCTGTGGGCAGGTTTCCATCCATTTCGGTCTTCGCGGACCGAATGCCGCCGTGGCCACTGCCTGCGCCAGTGCGACGAACGCCATCGGCGATGCCTTCAAGCACATTCAGTACGGTGACGCCGACGTGATGGTGACTGGAGGTAGCGAGTCGGCCCTGACGCCCATGGCGATCAGCGGCTTCGGCTCGATGCGCGCCCTGTCGATGCGCAACGACGCCCCCACGCAGGCGAGTCGGCCGTTCGACGCCGATCGCGACGGCTTCGTGCTCAGCGAAGGGGCCGGCCTGCTCGTGCTCGAGGAGTTGGAGCACGCCAAGGCCCGCGGTGCGAAGATCTACGCAGAGCTCATCGGCTACGGACTCAGCGCCGACGGCGGCCACATCACGCAGCCCGATGCTCAGGGGAGCGGCGCCGCGCGAGCCATGAGCCGCGCGCTGCAAGACGCCGGCCTCGAGCCGGAAGAAGTGGACTATATCAATGCACATGGCACCGGCACGCCGCTCGGCGATGCCGCCGAAACGCGCGCCGTGAAGTCGGTCTTCGGTCCGCACGCACATTCGCTCAGCATCTCGAGCACCAAGAGCCAGTTAGGACATCTGCTGGGGGCCAGTGGCGGCGTGGAGTTGCTCTTTGCCGTCCTGGCCATTCGCGACGGGGTCATCCCTCCCACGATCAACTACACCACGCCCGATCCAGAGTGCGATCTCGACTACACGCCCAACGAGCCGCGCCAGCGCGACGTGCGCGTGGCGATCTCGAACAGCTTCGGCTTCGGTGGGCACAATGCCACGGTAGCCGTGCGGCGTTACGACAACGGGCACGCCCACTAG
- a CDS encoding beta-ketoacyl-[acyl-carrier-protein] synthase family protein — protein sequence MASAATKLRRVVVTGMGLISPVGDTPESLWEAFESRRSGVRALTAFDPSSLPTDVAGEATDFTGDIQNFGPVEEEQKKAIRKGLKVMCRECQMGVAAAMRALAAANLLGGGFDPERAGIVYGADYMLSDPAEFNDGIRLCTVDGPRFDYPRWGGEGMRQLTPLWLLKYLPNMPACHIAIYNDLRGPNNSLTHREAAGVLALGEAFRTIARGSADMMVAGATGTRVHPMKAVHATQIEELARGNGDPGKACRPFDLARGGQVLGEGAGAIVLEELEVAQSRGAKILAEIVGTSSSTVVDRRGVGRRATALANTIRGALRDADMQASDVGHVNAHGLGTPSCDADEAAAIHEVFGSEAERIPVTAAKSYFGNLGAGSGIVEVIASLMSLERGRLFSTLNYETPDPECALSIVRESGISPGDSFLKVSVTPQGQAGAVLFRRFVS from the coding sequence ATGGCCTCTGCCGCTACTAAACTCCGTCGGGTAGTCGTCACCGGGATGGGGCTCATCAGCCCCGTGGGCGATACGCCCGAATCGCTCTGGGAGGCGTTTGAATCGCGCCGCAGTGGCGTTCGCGCGCTGACGGCTTTCGACCCCTCCTCGCTCCCCACGGACGTGGCGGGCGAAGCGACGGACTTCACCGGCGATATTCAGAACTTCGGCCCGGTCGAGGAGGAGCAGAAGAAGGCGATCCGCAAGGGACTCAAGGTGATGTGCCGCGAGTGCCAGATGGGGGTCGCGGCCGCGATGCGCGCCCTGGCAGCGGCGAATCTGTTGGGGGGGGGCTTCGACCCCGAGCGTGCCGGCATCGTCTACGGCGCCGACTACATGCTGTCGGACCCGGCCGAGTTCAACGATGGCATTCGACTCTGCACCGTGGATGGTCCACGCTTCGACTACCCACGCTGGGGGGGCGAGGGCATGCGGCAACTCACGCCTCTGTGGCTGCTCAAGTACCTGCCGAATATGCCCGCCTGCCATATCGCCATCTACAACGATCTGCGCGGGCCGAACAACTCGCTCACGCATCGCGAGGCGGCGGGCGTGCTCGCCCTGGGCGAGGCGTTTCGCACCATTGCTCGCGGCAGCGCCGACATGATGGTCGCTGGCGCGACGGGTACCCGTGTCCATCCGATGAAGGCGGTCCACGCCACGCAGATCGAGGAGCTCGCGCGGGGCAACGGCGATCCGGGCAAGGCCTGTCGTCCGTTCGATCTGGCGCGTGGCGGGCAGGTGTTGGGTGAAGGGGCGGGCGCCATCGTGCTCGAAGAACTCGAAGTCGCGCAGTCCCGCGGCGCGAAAATCCTGGCCGAAATCGTCGGTACGTCGTCATCGACCGTGGTCGATCGTCGTGGAGTGGGACGCCGCGCGACGGCACTTGCCAATACGATTCGTGGCGCCTTGCGCGATGCCGACATGCAGGCGAGCGACGTGGGGCACGTCAACGCCCACGGCTTGGGAACGCCCAGTTGCGACGCCGACGAGGCCGCTGCGATCCACGAGGTATTCGGCAGCGAGGCGGAGCGGATTCCGGTAACCGCGGCCAAGAGTTACTTCGGCAACTTGGGGGCTGGCAGCGGCATTGTCGAAGTGATCGCCAGTCTCATGTCGCTCGAACGTGGTCGGCTCTTTTCCACGTTGAACTATGAGACCCCGGATCCCGAATGCGCGCTCTCGATCGTCCGCGAGTCGGGCATCTCGCCGGGAGACAGCTTTCTGAAAGTCAGCGTCACCCCCCAGGGACAGGCCGGCGCGGTTCTCTTCCGGCGCTTCGTCTCATAA
- the nusA gene encoding transcription termination factor NusA yields the protein MNASELLRLVDTIHRDKNIDKEIVFEGIEAALVSAAKKQYGEEAEIVVNIDRQDGSISGTHNGIPLDPEETVGRIGAQTAKQVMIQKIREAERDALFNEYEERRGELVTGVVQRYDGGVATVQLNNVEAILPRGEQIPGETHHPNERVRATVFEVKKQGSRVRVILSRIRTDLVRRLFEQEIPEIADGVIEIRAMAREAGYRTKVAVSSTDQRVDCVGACVGVRGNRIKNIVDELSGERIDIVRWSDDMQVLIPNALQPAEVDEVILCQMLGRAIVLVREDQLSLAIGRRGQNVRLASKLCGWDIEIMTREELDEQIERAVTGFSELAGVDDSLAERLVGEGFLTYDDLSVIEPDALMAMGELTAEQVDEIVTQAEERAEEAEQAAAEARRRQREQDRIDAATAAAEAAEAAERAAAGEVAVAEAGEPAEAAEEAADEPSPAEESGGSEGESSDA from the coding sequence ATGAACGCAAGCGAACTCCTCAGACTCGTCGACACGATCCACCGCGATAAAAATATCGACAAGGAGATTGTCTTCGAGGGAATCGAGGCCGCCCTGGTCTCCGCCGCCAAGAAGCAGTACGGCGAAGAGGCGGAGATCGTCGTCAACATCGATCGTCAGGATGGTTCGATCTCGGGTACCCACAATGGCATCCCGCTCGATCCGGAAGAGACGGTCGGCCGCATTGGCGCGCAAACCGCCAAGCAGGTGATGATCCAGAAGATCCGCGAGGCGGAACGCGATGCCCTCTTCAACGAGTACGAGGAACGCCGCGGAGAGTTGGTGACCGGCGTCGTGCAACGCTACGACGGCGGCGTCGCCACGGTGCAGTTGAACAACGTCGAGGCGATCCTGCCGCGCGGCGAGCAGATCCCGGGCGAGACCCATCATCCGAACGAGCGCGTCCGCGCGACCGTCTTCGAGGTGAAGAAGCAGGGGAGCCGCGTGCGGGTCATCTTGAGCCGCATTCGCACCGATCTCGTGCGTCGCCTGTTCGAGCAGGAGATTCCCGAGATCGCCGACGGCGTGATCGAGATTCGCGCCATGGCCCGTGAGGCCGGTTACCGCACCAAAGTTGCCGTCAGCAGCACCGACCAGCGGGTCGACTGCGTCGGCGCGTGCGTCGGCGTCCGCGGCAACCGCATCAAGAATATTGTCGACGAGCTGTCGGGCGAGCGAATCGATATCGTCCGCTGGAGCGACGACATGCAGGTGTTGATTCCCAACGCCTTGCAGCCGGCCGAAGTGGACGAAGTGATCCTCTGCCAGATGCTGGGTCGTGCCATCGTGTTGGTGCGCGAGGATCAGCTTTCGCTGGCCATCGGTCGCCGCGGGCAGAACGTGCGACTGGCGAGCAAGCTGTGCGGTTGGGATATCGAGATCATGACCCGCGAGGAACTCGACGAGCAGATCGAGCGCGCGGTTACCGGATTCAGCGAACTGGCGGGGGTCGACGATTCGCTCGCCGAGCGGCTCGTGGGAGAGGGCTTCCTCACCTACGATGACCTCTCGGTGATCGAGCCCGATGCCTTGATGGCGATGGGCGAGCTGACCGCCGAGCAGGTCGATGAAATCGTGACGCAGGCGGAAGAGCGAGCCGAGGAGGCCGAACAGGCGGCCGCCGAGGCCCGTCGACGCCAGCGCGAGCAAGATCGTATTGACGCCGCCACGGCCGCGGCGGAAGCTGCCGAGGCGGCCGAACGTGCTGCCGCCGGCGAAGTCGCGGTGGCCGAAGCTGGCGAGCCGGCCGAGGCTGCCGAAGAAGCGGCCGACGAGCCGTCGCCCGCCGAAGAGTCGGGCGGAAGCGAAGGTGAGTCGTCAGACGCCTGA
- the infB gene encoding translation initiation factor IF-2 has product MALRIYSLAKELNVDSKDLVDICAKAGVTGKGSALASLTDDEVVKLKAYLAGASGPARAPARPAAPTAPAPAPGGSAPTSTIAAPTRSTVVRREDYIAPMGTAGTRPPVLGTKPEKPTGEAKKKPPAEPRSAPAIKLAPMPTAPQPTATSGPAEPAPQKPDIKLPADAIRAGKSGGKPLSEHLRKHEQRRKTDVPADAPAERPAPGRGGAPARPQTPAAPTAPGAARGGRRGREAAPAEEGEGGAFTALGGREQRQLKRKRVGTTARKPGEEEDDRSSRTARRRIRRTGTNTAAPRKSMAVLEMPCSVRSFSEELGVPARLVLGKLLTLGFMTNINAQLDLDTAELLAAELGVAVEFRQAATLEDELLVGIAEGEDAPELLEPRAPVVTFLGHVDHGKTSLLDRIIGIDVAKGESGGITQHIRAYRIDREGGPITFVDTPGHEAFTEMRARGANVTDIAVLVVAADDGVMPQTEEAISHARAAGVPIVVALNKIDLPGVNLDRIMQQLSVNELLPTEWGGDIEVVKCSALTGDGVDDLLETLLTIAELHEYKANPQRAAYGTCLEAELHEGRGVVAKMLVQKGTLKVGDVLVCGTAQGRVKAMYDTLQPGVMHTEAGPSMPVNVTGLDEAPAAGEHFYVLDDVAAAREIATRRSEQARQSALSGTPQHVTLETLFDRLGGSDVQTLNLILRADVRGSIEAIRKELTKLEHPEVQIKILQATVGGVSEADVHLADASDAIIIGFNVVPDEGARTLAERKGVQIRRYDIIYQVTDDLKAALEGMLKPERRDVDTGRAVVLQTFAISRVGVIAGCRVLSGTIERNNRIRLIRENRIVGDYALDSLRREKDDAREVREGFECGIRLTNYNDVKVGDVFEAYKVEEVARTL; this is encoded by the coding sequence TTGGCGCTACGGATTTATTCATTAGCGAAAGAACTGAACGTCGACAGCAAGGACCTCGTCGATATCTGCGCCAAAGCAGGTGTGACCGGCAAGGGGTCGGCGCTGGCCAGCCTGACCGACGATGAGGTCGTGAAGCTGAAGGCTTATCTCGCGGGGGCTTCTGGGCCTGCTCGGGCTCCCGCGCGCCCCGCCGCTCCGACCGCGCCCGCCCCTGCCCCCGGGGGGTCGGCCCCCACCTCGACGATCGCCGCGCCGACTCGTTCTACGGTGGTGCGCCGCGAAGATTACATCGCCCCCATGGGGACGGCGGGCACGCGGCCTCCGGTGTTGGGCACCAAGCCGGAGAAACCTACCGGCGAAGCGAAGAAGAAGCCGCCGGCAGAGCCGCGGTCGGCGCCTGCCATTAAGCTCGCGCCCATGCCGACGGCGCCGCAGCCTACGGCCACGAGTGGACCGGCCGAGCCGGCTCCGCAAAAGCCCGATATCAAGCTGCCGGCCGACGCCATTCGCGCCGGCAAGTCGGGGGGCAAGCCGCTGTCGGAGCATCTCCGCAAGCACGAGCAACGCCGCAAGACCGATGTCCCCGCGGATGCCCCGGCCGAACGTCCCGCACCGGGACGTGGCGGCGCGCCGGCCCGCCCGCAAACTCCCGCGGCGCCGACGGCGCCCGGCGCCGCGCGTGGCGGACGCCGCGGCCGCGAGGCCGCTCCGGCGGAGGAAGGCGAAGGCGGCGCTTTCACCGCGCTGGGCGGACGCGAGCAGCGCCAGTTAAAGCGCAAACGGGTCGGTACCACGGCGCGCAAGCCGGGTGAGGAAGAAGACGATCGTTCGTCGCGGACGGCGCGGCGGCGCATTCGTCGCACCGGCACGAACACCGCCGCTCCGCGCAAGAGCATGGCTGTGCTCGAAATGCCCTGCAGCGTGCGCAGCTTCTCGGAAGAGTTGGGCGTGCCAGCGCGGCTCGTGCTCGGCAAACTGCTGACACTCGGCTTCATGACCAACATCAACGCGCAGCTCGATCTCGATACGGCCGAGCTGCTGGCCGCCGAGCTGGGCGTGGCCGTCGAGTTCCGCCAGGCCGCGACACTCGAAGACGAGCTGCTGGTCGGCATTGCCGAAGGCGAGGATGCTCCCGAGCTGCTCGAGCCGCGGGCGCCGGTCGTCACGTTCCTGGGTCACGTCGACCACGGCAAGACCTCGCTCTTGGATCGCATCATCGGCATCGATGTGGCCAAGGGAGAAAGTGGCGGTATCACGCAGCACATCCGCGCTTACCGCATCGATCGTGAAGGGGGCCCGATCACATTCGTCGATACGCCGGGGCACGAGGCCTTCACCGAGATGCGCGCCCGCGGCGCCAACGTGACCGACATCGCCGTGTTGGTCGTGGCTGCCGACGACGGGGTCATGCCGCAGACCGAAGAGGCCATCAGCCACGCCCGCGCGGCAGGCGTGCCGATCGTGGTCGCGCTGAACAAGATCGATCTGCCGGGCGTGAACCTGGATCGCATCATGCAGCAGCTTTCGGTGAACGAATTGCTGCCGACGGAATGGGGTGGCGACATCGAAGTCGTGAAGTGCAGCGCCCTCACCGGCGACGGCGTCGACGACCTGCTCGAGACGCTGCTCACGATTGCCGAATTGCACGAGTACAAGGCGAACCCCCAGCGTGCCGCCTACGGCACGTGCCTCGAGGCCGAGCTGCACGAAGGTCGCGGCGTGGTGGCCAAGATGCTCGTGCAGAAGGGGACCTTGAAGGTGGGGGACGTCCTGGTGTGCGGCACCGCGCAAGGTCGCGTCAAGGCGATGTACGACACGCTCCAGCCGGGCGTGATGCATACCGAGGCGGGCCCCAGCATGCCGGTGAACGTGACCGGTCTCGACGAGGCTCCCGCCGCCGGCGAGCACTTCTACGTGCTCGACGACGTGGCGGCCGCACGCGAGATCGCCACGCGCCGTTCCGAGCAGGCCCGCCAGTCGGCCCTGTCGGGCACGCCGCAGCACGTCACGCTCGAAACCCTCTTCGATCGCCTGGGTGGCAGCGACGTGCAGACGCTCAATCTCATCCTGCGGGCCGATGTCCGCGGTTCGATCGAGGCGATTCGCAAGGAGCTCACCAAGCTCGAACACCCCGAGGTGCAGATCAAGATCCTGCAGGCCACGGTCGGCGGCGTCAGCGAGGCCGACGTCCATCTGGCCGACGCCTCGGACGCGATCATCATCGGGTTCAACGTCGTGCCGGACGAAGGCGCCCGCACCCTGGCCGAGCGCAAGGGAGTGCAGATTCGTCGCTACGACATCATCTACCAGGTGACGGACGATCTGAAGGCGGCGTTGGAGGGCATGCTCAAGCCCGAGCGGCGCGACGTCGACACCGGGCGGGCTGTCGTGCTGCAGACGTTCGCGATCAGTCGCGTGGGCGTGATCGCCGGTTGCCGTGTGCTGTCGGGCACGATCGAACGGAACAACCGCATACGGCTGATTCGCGAGAACCGCATCGTGGGAGACTACGCCCTCGATTCGCTCCGCCGCGAGAAGGACGATGCCCGCGAGGTCCGCGAAGGCTTCGAGTGCGGTATTCGCCTGACGAACTACAACGACGTGAAAGTGGGAGACGTATTCGAAGCCTACAAGGTCGAGGAGGTGGCACGGACGCTATAA
- the rbfA gene encoding 30S ribosome-binding factor RbfA, with the protein MSSRRLQKAAEAFRAVISMSILTEVKDPRVRNVTVTGVEVAPDMRSAKVHVSVMGDETKQRLALRGLQNSAGFLQAKINERIETRYTPRLTFHLDQGVKNSANIARLLKEVLPDDTADEDLDAEDYADEELADEDSDVADLGDEAKEEIDEEER; encoded by the coding sequence ATGAGTTCCCGTCGTTTGCAAAAGGCCGCCGAGGCCTTCCGCGCCGTCATCAGCATGTCGATCCTCACCGAGGTGAAAGACCCTCGCGTGCGCAACGTGACCGTGACGGGGGTCGAAGTGGCTCCCGACATGCGTAGCGCCAAGGTACACGTGTCGGTGATGGGGGACGAAACCAAGCAACGGCTGGCCCTGCGAGGACTGCAGAACTCGGCCGGTTTCTTGCAGGCCAAGATCAACGAACGGATCGAGACCCGCTACACGCCCCGACTCACGTTTCACCTGGATCAGGGGGTGAAGAACTCGGCGAACATCGCCCGCCTGCTGAAAGAGGTGTTGCCCGACGACACCGCCGACGAGGATCTCGACGCGGAGGACTACGCGGACGAGGAACTCGCCGACGAAGACTCGGACGTCGCAGACCTGGGGGACGAAGCGAAGGAGGAGATCGACGAGGAAGAGCGCTAG
- a CDS encoding tetratricopeptide repeat protein: MLTVVVAAVALSMARPESTPALTPAAGTDAASRQGTVLEDPVEPLVVKQGRSEAEQDRLTALSLYGAARMKQQQDELPAALRLYERAFRLDPSAASVAREIVGVALELGRQEEGMRYAVKAASLDPSDTVLVDRVAMLLTQSNDLAGARQLYEKLAAAKTAAGEPTDHALLWSIGRLYFLEGDFKEAVPTFQQVTDALLDPQQHKLEDKVRGQIVHEAARTYELLGDSAAVEQRTKEALALEFFGEAFLAGESPNAAQRVFAEAEKLGGKSKRHAFNQARALKLKEDDQGAAEQIELYLQEKSSTDNAEAYRLLADVQTKLGQREALLARLEKLADERTGDAALKAELARQHRQDESYDKAAKHYEALISDAKPNKRRPPLEAYRALLDIYRRQANDKALLEIATRGLAILPTMEVFGEEGDALVADLPAVERMANTAREQGEPGRGLSFETTQAVALVALKAKHFNLASEFFEKSLLARPKQKGELLRSWGVGLLVAEQYAEAAKIFRRALDEKVVGDDAAEFEFHLAGTLEMSGQTEEALAAARRAAELVEQQRKEDEEERQISDAAYFRILSREPWVLYHAKRYGEAAAEYRALVERFDAEEKGEAARETLREARLMLSNLAVNEHDMPQAEEWLEQILDEYPDDISALNDLGYLWAEQGKRLDRALAMIQQALVGDPDNKAYRDSLGWAFYQLGRYEEARVELEQAAAEEEPDGVILDHLGDVYSKLQQTDKARDSWTRAIERFKHDADAAKERATRDKLERLDKETKPANP, translated from the coding sequence TTGCTGACTGTCGTGGTGGCCGCCGTCGCACTGAGCATGGCGCGACCCGAGTCGACTCCTGCCCTGACGCCCGCCGCAGGCACCGACGCCGCCTCCCGGCAAGGCACGGTGCTCGAGGATCCGGTTGAGCCGCTGGTGGTCAAGCAAGGTCGCTCCGAGGCGGAGCAGGACCGATTGACCGCGCTCTCGCTCTACGGCGCGGCGCGCATGAAGCAGCAACAAGACGAGCTGCCTGCCGCCCTGCGCTTGTACGAACGCGCGTTTCGGCTCGATCCGAGTGCCGCGAGCGTGGCCCGCGAGATCGTGGGCGTGGCGCTAGAGCTCGGGCGGCAGGAAGAGGGCATGCGTTACGCCGTGAAGGCCGCTTCGCTCGATCCGAGCGATACGGTGCTCGTCGATCGCGTGGCGATGCTGCTCACGCAATCGAACGACCTGGCCGGGGCGCGCCAGCTCTACGAGAAGCTGGCGGCCGCGAAAACGGCTGCCGGCGAACCGACCGATCACGCGCTGCTCTGGTCGATCGGCCGGTTGTATTTTCTCGAAGGAGACTTCAAAGAGGCGGTGCCGACGTTCCAACAGGTGACCGACGCGCTGCTCGATCCCCAGCAACACAAGCTCGAGGACAAGGTACGCGGGCAGATTGTCCACGAGGCGGCCCGAACGTACGAATTGCTGGGGGACTCGGCCGCGGTCGAGCAACGCACGAAGGAGGCCCTGGCGCTCGAATTCTTCGGCGAGGCGTTTCTCGCGGGCGAGTCGCCAAACGCCGCGCAGCGGGTCTTTGCCGAGGCCGAAAAGCTCGGCGGCAAGTCGAAGCGTCACGCCTTCAATCAGGCCCGCGCCCTCAAATTGAAGGAGGACGACCAGGGGGCCGCCGAGCAGATCGAGCTTTATCTGCAGGAGAAGTCCTCGACCGACAACGCCGAGGCGTATCGCCTGCTGGCCGACGTTCAAACGAAGCTCGGCCAGCGCGAGGCCCTCCTCGCCCGGCTCGAAAAGCTCGCGGACGAACGGACGGGCGATGCCGCGCTCAAGGCCGAGCTGGCGCGCCAGCACCGGCAGGACGAGTCGTACGACAAGGCGGCGAAGCATTACGAGGCCTTGATCTCCGACGCGAAGCCGAACAAGCGCCGTCCGCCGCTCGAGGCCTATCGCGCGCTGCTCGATATCTATCGCCGGCAAGCGAACGACAAGGCCCTGTTGGAGATCGCCACGCGCGGGCTCGCCATCCTGCCGACGATGGAGGTGTTCGGCGAAGAAGGTGACGCCCTGGTGGCCGACCTGCCCGCCGTCGAGCGGATGGCCAACACGGCTCGCGAACAGGGAGAGCCGGGGCGGGGGCTCTCGTTCGAGACCACGCAGGCCGTGGCGCTCGTGGCCCTGAAAGCGAAGCACTTCAACCTGGCGTCCGAGTTCTTCGAAAAATCGTTGCTGGCACGGCCAAAGCAAAAGGGTGAATTGCTCAGATCCTGGGGGGTGGGATTGCTGGTTGCCGAGCAGTATGCCGAAGCGGCCAAGATCTTCCGCCGCGCGCTCGATGAGAAGGTCGTCGGCGACGATGCCGCCGAGTTCGAGTTCCACCTGGCGGGCACGCTCGAGATGTCGGGGCAGACCGAGGAGGCGCTCGCCGCCGCCCGGCGTGCTGCCGAGTTGGTCGAGCAGCAACGCAAAGAGGATGAAGAGGAACGCCAGATCTCGGACGCGGCCTACTTTCGCATCCTTTCGCGTGAGCCCTGGGTGCTCTACCACGCCAAACGCTATGGCGAAGCGGCCGCCGAGTATCGGGCGCTCGTCGAACGCTTCGACGCCGAGGAGAAGGGTGAGGCGGCCCGCGAGACCCTCCGCGAGGCGCGGCTCATGCTCTCGAACCTGGCGGTAAACGAGCACGACATGCCGCAGGCCGAGGAGTGGCTCGAGCAGATCCTCGACGAATATCCCGACGACATTTCGGCCCTCAACGACCTGGGCTACCTGTGGGCCGAACAGGGCAAACGACTCGATCGGGCGCTGGCCATGATCCAGCAGGCCCTGGTGGGCGATCCCGACAATAAGGCCTATCGCGATAGCCTGGGGTGGGCCTTCTATCAGTTGGGCCGCTACGAGGAGGCCAGGGTCGAACTCGAGCAGGCGGCGGCCGAGGAAGAGCCAGACGGCGTGATCCTCGACCATCTCGGAGACGTCTATTCCAAGCTCCAGCAGACGGACAAGGCGCGCGACTCCTGGACGCGTGCCATCGAGCGATTCAAGCACGACGCCGACGCTGCCAAGGAGCGCGCGACGCGCGACAAGCTCGAGCGGCTCGACAAGGAAACCAAGCCGGCGAATCCCTGA
- a CDS encoding YebC/PmpR family DNA-binding transcriptional regulator: protein MAGHSHWAGIKYKKALIDNKRGKLWSKLSKAIIVAAKIGGGDPDSNLKLRYAIDAAKAVSMPKDNITRAVKKGTGELDGGNLEEVLYEGYGPGGVAVLCEILTDNRNRTAGEIRKCFELSDGKLGATGCVAWMFSRKGMFLFSALGRDEETIVELALEAGADDVRHVGDKFEITCDPASFQVVAERLAAEQIECDVAEISNIPNSTVDLDVETARKVLKLMEKLDDHDDVQHVSSNFSIADEAMTQLAAE from the coding sequence ATGGCAGGTCATTCACACTGGGCGGGCATCAAGTACAAGAAGGCCCTGATCGACAACAAGCGCGGCAAGCTGTGGAGCAAGCTCTCCAAGGCGATCATCGTCGCGGCCAAGATCGGGGGCGGCGATCCCGACTCCAATCTCAAGCTGCGCTATGCGATCGACGCCGCCAAAGCGGTCAGCATGCCCAAGGACAACATCACCCGCGCCGTCAAGAAAGGCACGGGCGAGCTCGACGGGGGCAACCTCGAAGAGGTGCTCTACGAAGGCTACGGTCCGGGGGGCGTCGCCGTGCTGTGCGAGATCCTCACCGACAATCGCAACCGCACGGCCGGTGAAATCCGCAAGTGCTTCGAGTTGAGCGACGGCAAGCTCGGCGCCACGGGCTGCGTGGCCTGGATGTTTTCGCGTAAGGGGATGTTCCTCTTTTCCGCGCTGGGACGCGACGAGGAAACCATCGTCGAGCTGGCCCTGGAGGCCGGGGCCGACGACGTGCGCCACGTGGGAGACAAGTTCGAAATCACCTGCGATCCGGCGTCGTTTCAAGTGGTGGCCGAGCGCCTGGCCGCCGAACAGATCGAGTGCGACGTGGCCGAGATCAGCAACATTCCGAACTCGACCGTCGATCTCGACGTGGAGACTGCCCGCAAGGTGCTCAAGCTGATGGAGAAGCTCGACGATCACGACGACGTGCAGCACGTTTCGTCGAACTTCAGCATTGCGGACGAGGCCATGACACAACTGGCCGCCGAATAG